Proteins from a single region of bacterium:
- a CDS encoding HU family DNA-binding protein, whose product MDAIFRRLMTKRELVVRIATETGLSQQQVMAVVQKTLDYIAESLVDGEDIEFRDFGVFEVITRKSRIGRNPKKPGDSVVIPARRVVKFKPGKEMKARVLKG is encoded by the coding sequence GTGGATGCAATTTTCAGGAGACTTATGACAAAGCGTGAACTGGTCGTTCGTATTGCCACGGAAACCGGATTGTCCCAACAGCAAGTCATGGCGGTTGTCCAGAAGACGCTCGACTATATTGCCGAGAGTCTCGTCGACGGGGAAGACATCGAATTTCGCGATTTCGGCGTATTCGAGGTCATCACCCGGAAGTCCCGCATCGGACGCAATCCCAAGAAGCCAGGGGACAGCGTTGTCATTCCCGCGCGTCGGGTTGTAAAATTCAAGCCCGGCAAGGAAATGAAGGCGCGCGTTCTGAAGGGGTAG
- a CDS encoding caspase family protein, which yields MRKALVVGINYYKYSTPLFGCVDDAHSVKAIIERHGDGSVNFDVRLFTGTGPTDMVLRSDLKDHIEELFKDDSDIAMFYFAGHGHIEATGGYLLTSDSRRGDEGLSLSDILILANNSKAKSKIIVLDSCHSGIAGTPPSAAQTAVLSEGLTILTASTQDQYATEKNGRGVFTTLLVDALSGVAANLVGDVSPGGVYAYIDQSLGAWEQRPVFKTNVKSFVSLRKVQPTIQLSDLQRIVEFFPSPGSQFSLDPSFESELKGRSNGMPAPNPENTRKFAILQKYNRVNLVVPVDASHMWHAAMESKSCKLTVLGEHYRRLVERGRI from the coding sequence ATGCGAAAAGCTCTTGTTGTCGGAATCAACTACTACAAATACAGCACACCCCTCTTCGGGTGTGTTGACGACGCGCACTCAGTGAAGGCCATTATAGAAAGGCATGGTGACGGCTCCGTCAATTTTGATGTTCGACTGTTTACCGGCACGGGACCGACTGATATGGTTCTGCGGTCTGACTTGAAAGACCATATTGAAGAATTATTCAAAGACGACAGTGATATTGCAATGTTCTATTTTGCCGGACATGGGCACATTGAGGCTACAGGGGGATACCTTCTTACCAGCGATTCCCGTAGAGGCGATGAAGGGCTGTCACTCTCAGATATTCTTATTCTCGCCAATAATTCAAAGGCTAAAAGTAAGATCATAGTGCTCGATAGCTGCCACTCTGGAATCGCGGGAACACCACCTTCCGCTGCTCAAACCGCTGTGCTCTCTGAGGGGCTCACTATTCTCACCGCTTCCACTCAGGATCAGTATGCAACAGAAAAGAACGGACGAGGAGTCTTCACGACTCTCTTAGTAGATGCCTTGAGCGGCGTTGCGGCAAATCTTGTAGGTGATGTCAGCCCAGGCGGCGTGTATGCCTACATAGACCAATCTCTTGGTGCATGGGAACAGCGTCCGGTGTTTAAAACAAACGTGAAAAGTTTTGTGTCATTGCGAAAGGTTCAACCGACCATCCAGTTATCTGACCTTCAACGTATTGTCGAATTTTTTCCGAGTCCTGGTTCTCAGTTTTCCCTCGATCCTTCATTTGAGTCTGAGTTAAAAGGTCGAAGCAATGGAATGCCAGCGCCAAACCCCGAGAACACACGAAAATTTGCGATTCTTCAGAAATATAATCGCGTTAACCTCGTTGTTCCGGTAGATGCATCGCATATGTGGCATGCTGCGATGGAGAGCAAATCATGCAAGTTAACGGTTCTTGGTGAGCATTACCGGCGACTTGTTGAGCGGGGCCGAATATAG
- a CDS encoding ImmA/IrrE family metallo-endopeptidase: MSGDSTNLFGQFGRGDRSKFFFHLEFVPDPEVGCVSDEEQATWGRFQIWADGRNLCAHYVDGVLQEYVTWYLLPVLEWVATEWDYLFHEQRFPYRNVSGSGGDALRKLNSPETFDQPGGWDSEAASCVDNWARRHSILMHREGGLFPDIWLRRLGECIEVSWTADAPAGAPEGFQFCNGDGAVGLSPYDVAIPLFSVLSDAVSALRLALPKSHRVRDLNNLIHRLTKKERRLSRLGILAGLGRDPSVWRTQWEQLVCDLRSKYRHKTNLIKELFAPAGAETLFVGGECAGALMFASVRPTIDAKDALTLAELLLNQTNVKSTHDKLKEYVRSEPVKPTTEPWVQGYALAQEWAETSRVGVDGDPVDIEKHLRDNGVQITDIELADTSIGAVAIAHASKRPVVAVNVANVRNKYPTGRKFTLAHELCHLLYDRHHGVELQIVSGEWAPVEIEKRANAFAAALLMPDALIIRAAREENVDLTHLDYSGLIALAKKTDVSLDALGHHLVNRRWIDEAQRAELMADPVDLGGAKERKVSARKVRRETVPTQLVREKV; the protein is encoded by the coding sequence ATGAGCGGCGATTCTACCAATCTTTTCGGGCAATTCGGCCGTGGTGACCGGTCTAAGTTCTTCTTCCATCTTGAGTTTGTTCCAGATCCAGAAGTTGGATGCGTTTCGGATGAGGAACAAGCGACTTGGGGGCGGTTCCAGATTTGGGCTGACGGACGGAATCTGTGTGCTCATTATGTGGACGGCGTTCTACAGGAATATGTAACTTGGTATTTGCTGCCGGTGCTGGAATGGGTAGCTACGGAATGGGACTACTTATTTCATGAACAGCGATTTCCTTACAGAAACGTGTCTGGTTCCGGCGGGGATGCGCTTCGTAAACTGAATTCACCGGAAACATTTGATCAACCTGGCGGCTGGGATTCTGAGGCCGCATCATGTGTAGATAACTGGGCGAGGCGACACAGTATTCTGATGCATCGCGAGGGTGGTCTCTTCCCTGATATATGGCTTCGTCGGCTTGGGGAGTGTATTGAGGTTTCTTGGACCGCAGATGCACCTGCTGGGGCACCAGAAGGGTTTCAGTTCTGTAACGGTGACGGGGCTGTTGGCTTATCCCCTTATGATGTGGCAATCCCCCTTTTCTCGGTTTTGAGTGATGCTGTTTCGGCTTTGCGCTTGGCGCTGCCTAAATCCCATAGGGTGAGAGATCTTAATAATCTCATTCATCGCCTAACGAAGAAAGAACGGCGATTGTCCCGTTTAGGGATTCTTGCCGGTCTGGGGCGTGATCCGTCTGTATGGCGGACCCAGTGGGAACAGTTGGTTTGCGACCTTCGGTCAAAGTATCGACACAAAACCAATTTGATTAAGGAACTCTTTGCACCTGCTGGCGCGGAGACTTTATTCGTAGGTGGTGAATGTGCCGGGGCATTGATGTTCGCTTCCGTACGTCCGACGATTGATGCGAAGGATGCGCTCACGTTAGCGGAACTTTTGCTGAACCAAACCAATGTAAAGAGTACGCATGACAAACTGAAGGAGTATGTGCGAAGCGAGCCGGTCAAACCGACTACGGAACCTTGGGTGCAGGGTTATGCATTGGCGCAGGAATGGGCCGAGACTTCGAGGGTGGGTGTTGACGGTGACCCCGTTGATATTGAGAAACATCTTCGGGATAATGGTGTTCAAATCACCGACATTGAACTAGCTGACACTTCGATAGGGGCTGTGGCCATTGCGCATGCGTCCAAGAGGCCTGTTGTGGCTGTTAACGTCGCCAATGTTCGCAATAAGTACCCGACGGGGAGGAAGTTTACTTTGGCCCATGAATTGTGCCATCTTTTGTATGATCGGCATCACGGGGTGGAACTACAGATTGTCTCAGGAGAATGGGCTCCAGTTGAGATTGAGAAGCGCGCCAACGCATTTGCTGCTGCGCTGCTGATGCCCGATGCGCTGATTATCCGGGCCGCACGCGAAGAGAATGTGGATCTGACTCATTTGGATTATTCGGGCCTTATCGCTTTGGCTAAGAAAACGGATGTAAGTTTAGATGCTTTGGGCCATCACCTTGTTAATCGCAGATGGATAGACGAAGCCCAGCGCGCCGAGTTGATGGCCGATCCTGTAGATTTGGGTGGGGCCAAGGAGCGAAAGGTTTCTGCTCGAAAGGTGCGTCGTGAGACGGTGCCGACACAGCTTGTTCGTGAGAAAGTTTGA
- a CDS encoding excisionase family DNA-binding protein — MNAMTEKVIETVLGADVSVTSDQCDAVMAILNGRIPKQWPPLRDLLERNQVSLSSSGQNPSSQKTYLRRHEAAKYLGCSLRQIDSLKHDGDLPFHRLGRRLIVFKAQDLDVLMKKHRIDVTEMPDP; from the coding sequence ATGAATGCCATGACAGAAAAGGTCATCGAAACGGTCCTGGGTGCTGACGTGAGTGTCACTTCAGATCAGTGCGATGCAGTCATGGCGATTCTTAATGGGCGCATTCCCAAACAGTGGCCACCGCTGCGCGACCTCCTTGAGAGAAATCAGGTTTCTTTGAGTTCCTCAGGGCAGAATCCATCATCCCAAAAAACATATCTCAGACGGCATGAAGCTGCGAAATATCTCGGGTGTAGCCTCCGTCAGATTGACTCACTGAAACATGATGGCGACTTGCCCTTCCATCGGCTTGGACGACGGCTGATTGTATTCAAAGCGCAGGATCTTGATGTCTTGATGAAGAAGCACAGGATCGATGTTACTGAGATGCCGGATCCGTGA
- a CDS encoding cobalamin-dependent protein (Presence of a B(12) (cobalamin)-binding domain implies dependence on cobalamin itself, in one of its several forms, or in some unusual lineages, dependence on a cobalamin-like analog.) encodes MSEVLVQIKEQLMKGKANDVKVLVQQALNENIGAAEILNKGLLGGMGVIGEKFKKNEVYVPEVLIAARAMKCGMEILKPALAAAKVEPRGVVVIGTVQGDLHDIGKNLVGMMLEGAGFKVVDAGINVEAEKFISVARANNASLIGASALLTTTMTNMKEVVDALKASDLAGRVKIMIGGAPVTKAFANEIRADGYAADAASAADLACELAT; translated from the coding sequence ATGAGTGAAGTATTGGTACAGATTAAAGAGCAGTTGATGAAAGGCAAAGCCAATGACGTGAAGGTATTGGTCCAGCAGGCGTTGAATGAAAACATCGGAGCGGCGGAAATCCTAAACAAGGGGTTGTTGGGCGGCATGGGCGTCATCGGTGAAAAGTTCAAGAAGAATGAGGTCTATGTCCCGGAAGTGTTGATTGCGGCCCGGGCCATGAAGTGTGGCATGGAAATCCTTAAGCCTGCGCTTGCGGCCGCGAAAGTCGAGCCCCGTGGGGTGGTGGTGATCGGGACGGTCCAGGGCGACCTGCATGACATCGGTAAAAATCTGGTCGGCATGATGCTCGAGGGCGCCGGGTTTAAGGTTGTTGACGCCGGGATCAACGTGGAGGCGGAAAAGTTTATTTCGGTGGCACGCGCTAACAACGCATCACTAATCGGAGCCTCCGCCCTGTTGACCACTACGATGACGAACATGAAGGAAGTGGTGGATGCGTTGAAGGCCTCCGACCTTGCTGGGAGGGTGAAGATTATGATTGGGGGAGCCCCCGTGACAAAGGCATTCGCAAATGAAATCCGAGCCGACGGCTATGCCGCAGACGCTGCTTCCGCAGCTGATCTGGCCTGTGAGCTGGCGACTTAA